Proteins encoded together in one Spodoptera frugiperda isolate SF20-4 chromosome 15, AGI-APGP_CSIRO_Sfru_2.0, whole genome shotgun sequence window:
- the LOC118272000 gene encoding putative nuclease HARBI1, translating to MDIFDDDNELRTYRDEIEEIRNFRNIGSRRRVKIYNSRSNPMEELSESDFKHRYRFSKENMVKIINILRNDLSMDSRGGSIPVELQVMAAIRYWGRHEIQEDCAEIHGMSQQTLSRTAKRVAIALASKSSIYIKMPSNLREETETIRKFETICGFPHITGAIDCTHIKIRKVGGDVGQYYINRKGHYSINTQMVCNADLKICDIVCHWRGSTHDARIWRESSIKRRFEEREFKGKLIGDGGYPCTPYLLTPVLRPRNEAERRYNYSHIRTRNVIERCFGVLKARFRILLEIMRGSFNTIKTTIVACAVLHNLAIEFDDTLSYETPYTDSDEDTEAIEQDSNNLTHITRNIFIENFF from the coding sequence atggatatatttgacgacgataatgaattacgcacataccgtgacgagatagaagaaataagaaatttcagGAATATTGGTTCAAGAAggagagtaaaaatatataattcaagatCGAACCCAATGGAGGAATTGAGTGAAAGCGACTTCAAGCATCGCTACAGATTCAGTAAAGAAAAtatggtaaaaattataaatatcttaagaaaCGACTTGTCCATGGATAGCCGGGGCGGCAGTATACCTGTGGAGTTGCAAGTAATGGCAGCTATAAGATACTGGGGCCGCCATGAGATTCAAGAAGACTGTGCGGAAATTCATGGCATGAGCCAACAGACTTTATCAAGAACTGCTAAAAGAGTTGCTATTGCATTGGCTTCTAAAAgttccatttatattaaaatgccttcAAATTTAAGAGAAGAGACTGAAACTATTCggaaatttgaaacaatttgtgggtttCCCCATATTACCGGTGCAATAGATTGCacccatattaaaataagaaaagttggAGGAGATGTTGGTCAGTACTATATAAACCGTAAAGGACACTATTCTATTAATACTCAAATGGTGTGTAATGCAGATTTGAAGATCTGTGATATAGTTTGCCACTGGAGGGGTAGTACTCATGATGCAAGAATATGGCGTGAGAGTTCCATTAAAAGGAGATTTGAAGAACGAGAATTTAAAGGAAAACTTATAGGCGATGGTGGATACCCTTGTACCCCATATTTACTGACTCCAGTACTGAGACCCCGCAACGAAGCAGAACGGCGGTACAACTATAGCCACATTCGCACCAGGAACGTAATTGAGAGATGTTTTGGTGTACTTAAGGCAAGGTTTCGGATACTTTTGGAAATAATGAGAGGGTCTTTTAATACGATTAAAACGACAATTGTTGCATGTGCAGTATTGCACAATTTAGCAATTGAATTTGATGACACTTTAAGTTATGAAACCCCTTACACAGACAGTGATGAAGACACTGAGGCCATTGAACAGGATTCTAATAATTTGACACACATAaccagaaacatttttattgagaatttcttttaa
- the LOC118272004 gene encoding uncharacterized protein LOC118272004 — MLTFFSFNSLNKTPRDMTQIVTQWRNTKGLVKTRESEYRRARQMTGGGPPPPSPPQEDLELIQSLPNEFVIDSNVFDSDSIFIETIKQSQSTATEKMMSESGLAPTEIAIIVDSEKSTQLSNTPDVEENPILSTPLAATKVEKHTIKRELYKPKHKPKQNNKIADNYEEQLFLLTKKCKENKEKREDELHKKRMAILDLEQKYWEKKLKNV; from the exons atgttaacctttttcagttttaatagCCTTAATAAAACGCCCAGGGATATGACACAAATTGTCACCCAGTGGCGTAATACAAAAGGCCTAGTTAAAACTAGAGAGTCGGAGTATCGGCGGGCCAGGCAGATGACTGGTGGAGGACCTCCACCACCAAGTCCGCCACAAGAAGATCTCGAACTAATTCAGTCATTGCCTAATGAGTTTGTGATTGACAGTAATGTTTTTGATAGTGATAGcatatttattgaaacaataaaacag TCACAGTCAACAGCAACTGAAAAGATGATGTCAGAATCTGGGTTAGCTCCCACAGAAATAGCAATTATTGTAGATTCTGAGAAATCAACTCAG TTATCTAATACTCCTGATGTGGaagaaaatccaattttatCAACACCACTAGCAGCAACAAAAGTAGagaaacacacaataaaaaggGAATTATATAAGCCTAAACACAaacctaaacaaaataacaag aTTGCTGATAATTATGAGGAACAATTGTTCCTACTCACAAAAAAgtgcaaagaaaataaagaaaaacggGAGGATGAATTGCATAAGAAGAGAATGGCAATTTTGGACCTAGAACAAAAATATtgggaaaaaaaattaaaaaatgtttaa